One Danio rerio strain Tuebingen ecotype United States chromosome 22, GRCz12tu, whole genome shotgun sequence genomic window carries:
- the rrp36 gene encoding ribosomal RNA processing protein 36 homolog, with translation MDKKLNKMPKSTKRAAKLEPQSSDDEEDELEMERNFALLSKKRMNQAPAEDEEDMRDEGESAEEEDEAPEEVEEDDAASDEDESDSEHEDEGNSKTQSHMEGNIKKELSTMSFEEIMALQNKVGTKVYNKIAYGDTKQKKKNEPMKRLNKHRPQEISSKQRVPFLRKVVPVKKMISRDPRFDDLSGEYKPEIFNQTYKFIKNIQEKEAQEVRKQLKKTKSKAKQEELKALLRRMDNQQRARQRQEQEREKELEFKRKQRELVGQGHKPFYLKKSDKKKLELAEKYSELKKSGKLENFLSKKRKRNATKDRRKLPSKHKTR, from the exons ATGgacaaaaaactgaacaaaatgcCTAAATCAACAAAGAGAGCCGCCAAACTGGAGCCTCAGAGTTCTGATGATGAAGAGGACGAGTTAGAGATGGAAAGAAATTTTGCTCTACTCAGtaaaaaaagaatgaatcaaGCTCCAGCAGAGGATGAGGAGGATATGAGAGATGAAGGTGAATCTGCAGAGGAAGAAGATGAGGCTCCTGAAGAGGTTGAGGAAGATGATGCAGCGAGTGATGAAGACGAGTCTGATAGTGAACATGAAGATGAAGGAAACAGCAAGACACAGTCACACATGGAGGgaaacattaaaaaag AATTATCAACCATGTCGTTTGAGGAGATCATGGCGCTTCAGAATAAAGTCGGGACCAAAGTGTACAATAAAATTGCTTATGGAGACACAAAGCAGAAGAAGAAAAATGAGCCCATGAAACGACTAAATAAACACAG ACCTCAAGAGATTTCTTCAAAGCAACGCGTGCCTTTTCTACGAAAAGTGGTTCCTGTAAAGAAAATG ATTTCAAGAGACCCTCGCTTTGATGACCTCTCAGGAGAATACAAACCTGAAATCTTTAATCAGACATATAAATTTATCAAGAACATCCAAGAAAAGGAAGCGCAG GAGGTGAGAAAGCAACTCAAGAAAACCAAATCAAAAGCTAAACAAGAAGAACTGAAAGCATTGCTCAGGAGAATG GACAACCAGCAGAGGGCCCGACAGAGACAAGAACAGGAGAGAGAAAAGGAGCTGGAATTCAAGCGTAAACAGAGAGAGCTGGTCGGCCAAGGACACAAACCTTTCTACCTGAAGAAAT CTGACAAGAAGAAGCTGGAGTTGGCGGAGAAGTACAGTGAGCTTAAAAAGAGTGGAAAACTGGAGAACTTCTTGAGTAAGAAGAGGAAACGCAACGCCACAAAGGATCGCAGAAAGTTGCCCAGTAAGCACAAGACGCGTTAA